One Hyphomicrobium sp. CS1GBMeth3 DNA segment encodes these proteins:
- the glnT gene encoding type III glutamate--ammonia ligase, producing the protein MGDIVLDAGETARIDETYRRLKAQGVRYCIGAYVDIHGAQKGKVVPLEHLAHMAGGSELYTGYALDGLGQEPHEDEFASVPDLGHVIQLPWEPKLAWMPADLRFHDKPYPLSTRVALKAQLAKAAEMGFGFNLGIECEIFLLRKNVDGTLSIPDPDDKLGKPCYDVQGFVNAFPWLDKMASAINGLGWDLYSFDHEDANGQFEFDFTFADALTTCDRLTFFRFMAKHYAKEEGLIATMMPKPFSNRTGNGAHFNMSLRDLETGRNVFACKPSEDPRGLGLTETGYHFIGGILRHGRALCAAFAPTVNSYKRLVRQGAMGTFSWAPVFNSYGSNNRTNSVRVPMGGGRCESRNADGSVNPYLAATLALAAGLEGIRDKIDPGYPNEDNLYELSEAARRGRGIDFLPQNLHEAIAAFADDPFVEETLGRALRDEFIRYKAAEWESYHLSISPWEIERYSHLF; encoded by the coding sequence ATGGGCGATATCGTGCTCGACGCCGGCGAGACGGCGCGGATTGACGAAACCTACCGGCGGCTCAAAGCGCAGGGTGTCCGGTACTGCATCGGTGCTTACGTCGATATCCACGGTGCGCAAAAGGGCAAGGTGGTGCCGCTCGAGCATCTGGCGCACATGGCGGGCGGGTCGGAGCTTTACACCGGCTATGCACTCGATGGGCTCGGGCAGGAGCCGCATGAGGATGAGTTCGCCTCGGTGCCGGATCTCGGCCACGTCATCCAGCTTCCGTGGGAGCCGAAGCTCGCCTGGATGCCCGCGGATCTCCGTTTTCACGACAAGCCCTATCCACTCAGCACGCGCGTGGCGCTCAAGGCGCAACTCGCCAAGGCGGCGGAGATGGGGTTCGGGTTCAACCTCGGCATCGAGTGCGAGATCTTCCTCTTGCGCAAGAATGTGGATGGCACGCTCTCGATCCCCGACCCCGATGATAAGCTCGGAAAGCCCTGCTACGACGTTCAGGGCTTCGTGAATGCGTTCCCGTGGCTCGACAAGATGGCGAGTGCCATCAACGGTCTCGGCTGGGACCTCTACTCGTTCGATCACGAGGACGCCAACGGGCAGTTCGAGTTCGACTTCACCTTTGCCGATGCTCTGACGACTTGCGATAGGCTGACCTTCTTCCGCTTCATGGCCAAGCACTATGCCAAGGAGGAGGGATTGATTGCGACGATGATGCCGAAGCCATTTTCGAACCGCACGGGAAATGGCGCGCATTTCAACATGTCACTGCGCGACCTCGAAACGGGACGCAACGTATTCGCCTGCAAACCTTCCGAAGATCCACGAGGGCTTGGCCTGACGGAGACCGGATATCATTTCATCGGCGGCATCCTGCGGCACGGGCGGGCGCTGTGCGCGGCGTTCGCGCCGACGGTTAACAGCTACAAGCGGCTGGTTCGGCAGGGCGCGATGGGCACGTTCAGCTGGGCGCCGGTGTTCAACTCTTATGGATCCAACAACCGCACCAATTCGGTGCGCGTGCCGATGGGCGGCGGACGCTGCGAGTCCCGCAACGCCGACGGCTCGGTCAATCCGTATCTGGCGGCCACGCTGGCACTCGCGGCAGGCCTTGAGGGCATCCGCGACAAGATCGACCCCGGCTATCCGAACGAGGACAACCTGTATGAGCTTTCGGAAGCGGCGCGCCGGGGTCGCGGTATCGATTTCCTGCCGCAGAACCTGCACGAAGCGATAGCCGCGTTCGCCGACGATCCGTTCGTCGAGGAGACTCTGGGGCGCGCGCTTCGCGACGAGTTCATCCGCTACAAGGCGGCGGAGTGGGAGAGCTACCATCTCTCGATCAGCCCATGGGAGATCGAGCGCTACAGTCATTTGTTCTAG
- a CDS encoding creatininase family protein: MLWSERAWSELPEILSAVEGAAILPVGATEQHGPHLGCGMDWVLADRLCAEVARRTRVPMLPAMPYGCSLGHSRRWPGTIALQPTTLIHLVKEIGDWAYHSGVRRLFIVNTHVTNAAPLRAALEMLRAEHDDLMVAVINSALISARVRAAHFADGEDWHANAAETALMLAVAPEIVREALIASADDPDRTQGLVFAHPVNRTSRNGVTGFPSRATRAQGEELFAWMVEDLSEIVLRGIKETPPLDASYFDKATD, encoded by the coding sequence ATGCTGTGGTCTGAGCGTGCTTGGTCTGAGCTTCCCGAGATCCTCTCGGCGGTAGAGGGTGCTGCCATTCTTCCCGTCGGCGCGACCGAGCAGCACGGCCCGCATCTCGGGTGCGGGATGGATTGGGTGCTCGCCGATCGGCTGTGTGCGGAGGTTGCGCGGCGTACGCGTGTTCCGATGCTGCCGGCGATGCCTTATGGCTGCTCGTTGGGCCATAGCCGGCGCTGGCCTGGCACGATCGCGCTTCAGCCGACAACGCTGATCCATCTGGTGAAAGAGATCGGCGACTGGGCGTATCACAGCGGCGTCAGGCGGCTGTTCATTGTCAACACGCATGTGACCAACGCGGCGCCGCTGCGCGCGGCGCTCGAGATGCTGCGTGCCGAGCACGACGACCTCATGGTGGCCGTCATCAATTCGGCGCTGATCAGCGCGCGCGTGCGGGCTGCCCATTTCGCTGACGGCGAGGATTGGCACGCGAACGCCGCTGAGACGGCGCTGATGCTCGCTGTCGCGCCCGAGATCGTACGCGAGGCGTTGATCGCGTCCGCCGACGATCCCGACCGCACGCAAGGGCTCGTTTTCGCGCATCCCGTCAATCGGACCAGCCGGAACGGCGTCACTGGATTTCCAAGCCGTGCCACGCGGGCACAGGGCGAGGAGCTGTTCGCGTGGATGGTGGAGGATCTGTCCGAGATCGTGCTGCGCGGAATCAAGGAGACGCCGCCGCTCGATGCCTCGTACTTCGACAAGGCGACGGACTGA